In a single window of the Nocardiopsis composta genome:
- a CDS encoding SulP family inorganic anion transporter: MHHDAQGTPAGPPHPQDDTSSPLTSLPLLRNPLGDFGASLVVFLVAVPLSLGIAVASGAPLVAGLIAAVVGGIVVGLAGGSQVQVSGPAAGLTVIVADLVLAHGWQVTCLITLLAGLLQVLLGAFRIARAALAVSPAVIHGMLAGVGITIALAQLHVVLGGDPQSSAVDNVLELPGQVLDNHTPAVAVGLLTIAVMLLWPRLPGPRRLRAVPAALVAVGAATAASVLAGLPVERVDLPDSLAQAWSGPVLPDRAEVHAVAIGAVTIALVASVESLLCGLATDRLHNGPRIRLDRELVGQGAANTVSGALGGLPVAGVIVRSSANARAGARTPLSTVLHGVWILLFVALFANVVEMIPMAALAGLLVFVGLQMVNLAHLSDLRRHHEASVYLVTMGTVVLLGLLEGVIIGFALALLVALRRLTRLTVSTEESEGRWHVVVHGSLTFLGVPRVNQVLRTVPTGARVDLDLHVDFMDHASFEAIHAWRVDHERTGGRVDIDEVHENWYERSSRQSPPVGKTTPRGLARWWAPWGMRGGFDRSAPASGLLLAGAREYHSSTAGRMRSLMSGLAHRQHPSALFITCADSRVVPNVITSSGPGDLFTVRNIGNLVPTHDETELDSSVGAAIEYAVEVLDVPSVVVCGHSHCGAMKAVLDGAHTDPGGARAGRLQRWLAFARGSLQRPRAEHAAATGDPEALRILAQENVIRQLENLMTHPVVRDRVETGRLELTGMFYDLDTAQVLVLDRRTGAFEPVASGTVPVPRNADDDRPADEPAAP, translated from the coding sequence ATGCACCACGACGCCCAGGGAACGCCCGCAGGCCCTCCACACCCGCAGGACGATACGTCCTCCCCGCTCACCTCGCTGCCGTTACTCCGCAACCCCCTCGGCGACTTCGGCGCCTCGCTGGTCGTGTTCCTGGTCGCGGTCCCGCTCTCGCTCGGCATCGCCGTCGCCTCCGGCGCCCCGCTGGTGGCCGGGCTCATCGCCGCGGTCGTCGGCGGGATCGTGGTCGGCCTGGCGGGCGGCTCCCAGGTCCAGGTGAGCGGCCCCGCAGCCGGGCTGACGGTGATCGTCGCCGACCTCGTACTGGCGCACGGCTGGCAGGTCACCTGCCTGATCACCCTGCTCGCCGGGCTGCTCCAGGTGCTGCTCGGCGCCTTCCGGATCGCGCGGGCCGCACTGGCCGTCTCCCCCGCCGTCATCCACGGCATGCTCGCCGGCGTCGGGATCACCATCGCCCTGGCACAGCTGCACGTGGTGCTGGGCGGCGACCCGCAGAGCTCCGCCGTGGACAACGTGCTGGAACTCCCCGGCCAGGTGCTCGACAACCACACCCCGGCCGTCGCCGTCGGCCTGCTCACCATCGCGGTGATGCTGCTGTGGCCGCGCCTGCCCGGGCCGCGCCGGCTGCGCGCGGTCCCGGCGGCGCTGGTCGCCGTCGGCGCCGCGACCGCCGCCTCGGTCCTGGCCGGCCTGCCCGTCGAGCGGGTGGACCTGCCCGACTCCCTGGCCCAGGCGTGGAGCGGCCCCGTCCTGCCCGACCGCGCCGAGGTGCACGCGGTGGCGATCGGCGCGGTCACCATCGCCCTGGTCGCCAGCGTGGAGTCGCTGCTGTGCGGCCTGGCCACGGACCGGCTGCACAACGGCCCCCGCATCCGGCTCGACCGGGAGCTGGTCGGCCAGGGCGCGGCCAACACCGTCAGCGGCGCCCTCGGCGGCCTGCCGGTCGCCGGCGTCATCGTGCGCAGCAGCGCCAACGCCCGCGCCGGCGCGCGCACCCCGCTCTCCACGGTGCTGCACGGCGTGTGGATCCTGCTCTTCGTCGCCCTCTTCGCCAACGTGGTGGAGATGATCCCGATGGCGGCGCTGGCGGGGCTGCTCGTCTTCGTCGGCCTGCAGATGGTCAACCTGGCCCACCTCAGCGACCTGCGCCGGCACCACGAGGCCAGCGTCTACCTGGTGACCATGGGCACGGTCGTGCTGCTCGGCCTGCTCGAAGGCGTCATCATCGGCTTCGCCCTGGCGCTGTTGGTCGCGCTGCGCCGGCTCACCCGGCTCACCGTCTCCACCGAGGAGTCCGAGGGCCGCTGGCACGTGGTGGTGCACGGCTCGCTCACCTTCCTCGGCGTCCCCCGGGTCAACCAGGTGCTGCGCACCGTGCCCACCGGCGCCCGCGTCGACCTCGACCTGCACGTCGACTTCATGGACCACGCCTCGTTCGAGGCGATCCACGCCTGGCGGGTGGACCACGAGCGCACCGGCGGCCGGGTCGACATCGACGAGGTGCACGAGAACTGGTACGAGCGGAGCTCCCGGCAGTCGCCCCCGGTCGGCAAGACCACGCCGCGCGGCCTGGCCCGCTGGTGGGCCCCCTGGGGCATGCGCGGCGGGTTCGACCGGTCCGCCCCCGCCTCCGGCCTGCTGCTGGCCGGCGCCCGGGAGTACCACTCCAGCACCGCCGGGCGGATGCGGTCGCTGATGAGCGGGCTGGCCCACCGGCAGCACCCCTCGGCGCTCTTCATCACCTGCGCCGACTCCCGGGTGGTGCCGAACGTGATCACCTCCAGCGGCCCGGGCGACCTGTTCACCGTGCGCAACATCGGCAACCTGGTGCCGACGCACGACGAGACCGAGCTGGACTCCTCGGTGGGCGCCGCGATCGAGTACGCCGTGGAGGTGCTGGACGTCCCCTCCGTCGTGGTGTGCGGGCACTCGCACTGCGGCGCGATGAAGGCGGTGCTGGACGGCGCGCACACCGACCCGGGCGGGGCCCGCGCCGGCCGGCTGCAGCGCTGGCTCGCCTTCGCCCGCGGCTCCCTGCAGCGGCCCCGCGCCGAGCACGCCGCGGCCACCGGCGACCCGGAGGCGCTGCGGATCCTCGCCCAGGAGAACGTGATCCGCCAGCTGGAGAACCTGATGACCCACCCGGTGGTACGGGACCGCGTCGAAACCGGGCGGCTGGAGCTCACCGGCATGTTCTACGACCTGGACACCGCCCAGGTGCTGGTGCTGGACCGGCGGACCGGCGCCTTCGAACCGGTCGCCTCGGGAACGGTCCCCGTCCCGCGCAACGCGGACGACGACCGCCCGGCGGACGAGCCCGCCGCACCCTGA